Genomic window (Pirellulaceae bacterium):
GTAGAACACCTGACACAGGATCGCGACCGTCGCAATCCACATCAGGCCCCCACCATATTCCGCCGTAATCGTCGGCCCAAAGAGCCATTCACCACCACCAATTTGAATCCCACACATGACGATGCCTGGCCCGATGAATCCGGTAAGATTTTTCAAGCCCAATGGCTTCGGCTCGGGAAGTTCAGCAACGTCCCAGGTAGGGAGACAAGTTTCAGGAAGCTTCGCTTTTGCATTTTCAGTCATGCAACACCATCGCTCGCCCAGGACCACCGTGGCAGTTTTTAATTTTCACCGCAGCGAATAAAAAGTAGGAGTTCTTGGGTACATTGCGGACATTCACTAAAAACTCGACACCCACCATCTCTTGAGATCCAAGTGTCCAATAGGTCATCAGCGCGCGACGGGGATCGACACCACCAAGATCAGGTGCATCCGTGGCAACACAACGAATACCCTTCGATTTAAGATAGACGATCGCCGCCGGCCCGGGAGCCGGCCAACCTTCCGACTTTCCCAGCAATGGATCGGTCCACAAGCCAACATCGTCCGGCGCTAGTTTCAGATTTTTTTCAACATGATCGGTTCGAAAAATGACAATGTCTCCCTCACGCAAAGTGCCGTTTTTCGCTTCGAATGCCCGAATGTGATCCGGTGAAATTTCCGGCGAAGCTGGCCAGTTTTCCTTGTTCGTGGTGTTGATCAATGAAGTCACATCGATCACCCGAGCCTCTCCGCAGGTCCAATCAAGGGGTACTTTTTCGGTGGTCATTGAGCTAAAGCCACGCTTGCCGAATTCGCGCTCATATTGCTGCAACCAGCCTCGCACCTCCGGCGCATAGGGAACATAAGTGTCTTCGGCCGGCAGCGCATACGCGGGAGGAACTAAATGCGTTCCTGCCATGCTGTCCATCAGATGAGCATGATGATAGAGGTCCAACGTTTCGGCGTAGAGAAAATCGATTTTGAGATAGACCTGACGATGTTTGCCGGTACCGATGCCGGGCGAAGTCAGAGGCAATCCCTGTTGGAGCGTCGGTGACAAATCGATCGCTCGCTTGGCCTTTGCTGCGGCAATCAGCCGCTGCGGCAACTTGCCCCCGACGATGGAGAACGCACGACCTTCTCCGTAGGGACCGTCTTTGTGCTTAGGACCTAGCATGGTGTAAAAGGCCCCTGTCGCGGGCAGCGCACCGAGATTGGTGGCACCCTCGGTCCAAATCATGCCGTGTTTTAGTCCGGCGTAATGTGTGGGTTCCGCCAGATTCGGTAGCGGCCCCATGCTCGCACTATCGGTACCAAGCGTCATGACCTTACGAGTTGCGAGTAACTCCATGCAATCCGGATTGGGATCGGGATAACCGGGGGCCTTCCGCTCAAGAATATCGGCAATGTACCGAGTCCCTTCGGGAAACGGTCGGTAAAATTTGTCGGAGTAATCACTGCGAAACAACACCACGTCACCAAAGCGCAAGCGGCGATGCTTTTTCTCAAAGCGTTCGACGCGCTGAGGAAGCACGAGCGGACTCGTACCCTTCGGGGCCTGCCCCAGCAAATCCCGCACATCAACGACGCACGCTTCACCGCCAAACTGCCAAGCCTCAATCTTGTCCGTGAAGGCGAGTCCCAGCGGCCCGGACTTCGGACCTTTCAAATCAGGCCGCGTGAC
Coding sequences:
- a CDS encoding cyclase family protein, whose protein sequence is MMSSISVDRWALRLVFAITLVLWGRFNDVAAQESRFVDHSLLVAPEYPVTWPAAPFPRFQITSERVIGSDCAYNVDVLLIDGNSGTQLDVPPHSVTRPDLKGPKSGPLGLAFTDKIEAWQFGGEACVVDVRDLLGQAPKGTSPLVLPQRVERFEKKHRRLRFGDVVLFRSDYSDKFYRPFPEGTRYIADILERKAPGYPDPNPDCMELLATRKVMTLGTDSASMGPLPNLAEPTHYAGLKHGMIWTEGATNLGALPATGAFYTMLGPKHKDGPYGEGRAFSIVGGKLPQRLIAAAKAKRAIDLSPTLQQGLPLTSPGIGTGKHRQVYLKIDFLYAETLDLYHHAHLMDSMAGTHLVPPAYALPAEDTYVPYAPEVRGWLQQYEREFGKRGFSSMTTEKVPLDWTCGEARVIDVTSLINTTNKENWPASPEISPDHIRAFEAKNGTLREGDIVIFRTDHVEKNLKLAPDDVGLWTDPLLGKSEGWPAPGPAAIVYLKSKGIRCVATDAPDLGGVDPRRALMTYWTLGSQEMVGVEFLVNVRNVPKNSYFLFAAVKIKNCHGGPGRAMVLHD